The Propionispora hippei DSM 15287 DNA window CAACGGCCGCAATGGCGGAAGGATTGCCAGGAATGCCTGGCCTGTCTGCATCTATGCCCGTCCGAAAGCATCGAGTTTGGCAAACGGACGGCGGCCCGGCAACGTTACCGCCACCCCCAGGTCACCGTTAAGGAACTGCTTATCGACAGACTGCCATGATTAGCCTTACTCAGCTATATGCGTACGAACCTTGTAGAGGAATGTTTATTTTGCAAAAAAACGAACAAGATCTCATCATCCTGTTTAAGCAAGAAAAAGAAAACTTACTTCGTTTTGTTCGCTCCAAGATCACAGGTATTTCCGATATGGATGCGGAAGATATCGTAGCCGATACTTTATTTAACATATATAACCGGTTGAGCGCTGATCACCCCATTGAAAATCTGCTGCCCTATCTCTATCAATCGGTTAAAAATAAAATATTCGATTGGTTTCGCCGTCCCCAACCGGCAGTCTCCCTGGATGCCGCCGAGGTGGATGCCCAACTGCAAAGAAATGAACTGCTGGATAACCGGGCAGCTATTGAATATATCGTAGAACAAAAAGAACTTGCTTTACTATTAAAAACCGCCTTAGTAAGCTTAGAGCCCAAACAGCGTGCCATATGGGTTGCCACGGAAATTGACGGCTACAGCTTCAAGGAATTATCGGTAAAATGGCAAGAACCGATCGGCACGCTGCTGGCAAGAAAAAGCCGGGCAACCGCTAAACTAAGAAAACTGCTGCAAGAGTATAAACAAAATTTGGACAGAGGTGAATAGAGGTCATGAACGTTCACTGTAATTTTTGTATAACCAAAACACGCCACGTATTGGTGCAAATTTTATATGGCCTGCTGTTAGCATTACTCCTGGGGCTTGCCTTCGGTTTTTTTGTGCAAGCACTATGGAATGCACTATTGCCTGATTTATGGGGCTGGAAGGCGATTACTTACTGGCAGAGTGTCGGGTTGGTAATACTATCCCGTCTGATTTTCGGCAGTCACGGCTATCATAAATCACCGCTGCAGCCCGCTGCAGCCTGTAAAGTCAACTTTGCCAAAAAGGAAGTCGATTCCAGCGATCATCAGGATCTGTACTATGAGACCTGGTGGCAGGAAGAAGGAAAATACTCGTTGGAACGCTTCATGAGCCGCCTGCAGGATAAGGAAAAATAGACGGAAACACCTTGTATGTATTAGACCTTAAGCGAATCTGGATTCAGAAAGGTAGTTGGTATTAATGAGTCTTTATCGAAGCCTTATTAGCAGAGGCTGCGTTATAGGCCAAAGGAAGGCCGTTATAAAAGTTACGTCCGCCTGCCTATTCATCGGAATACCAGCACAGCTCCTATTTTATCCTTCTGCAAAAATCGCCATATCCGATACCATCAAATCCATAAGCTGTTCCACCGTACTTTGGGCAAGTGTTGATTCAAAAAAGTTTGTCGATAAAGTCAGCGTATCATTATATGTGCTGGCAATCATCATAAATCCAGGAGAATAGCATCCGCTGCCAATCATATAGTAATCTTCAACCGCAACGGAACCTAAGTGGATTCTTTCCTTAGCCAAAACGCCTACATTGGATAACCATGGATTACAATATTCTAATTTAACCTTTTCTGCAATAAATTGCTCAAATTGACTTTCTGCCTTTTTAAAGCTGACTTGTCCAAGCGTTTGGAAATATAAAGCCATATCTATACCAGGGCAATCATTCTTTACTTTTTTTGTTTCGCTTAAAACTCCTGCCAAAGTGGCATGGAAACTTTCTGTTAACTTTTGATGAATTCGAATGGGATTCATTCCTGAAAGATTGTAAATAGAGTTTGTTCTTTTTTCAGGCAAATACGTCCGTAAATCGGAAGTAAAGCATAAAGAGATAAGTTCATTGTCTATTTTTGCTATCTTGGAAAGAGAACGGCTTAAAGCAGCTAAGCAAACATCATTTATCGTTGCCTCGTTGTTGCGTGCATATTGTTTTAACCTGCGAAACTGAAGTGGACTAATTTGCCGGGACACTACGGTTTGATTTATGCTTTCCCCTAAAGTGCAAGGAATGGCAACCGTATCTCCAGGGTCTGTGGGTGCTTCTTTTCTATTCATCATCGTATTGATTTTAGCTATAACTTTAGGCAACTGAAAAATTTCATCTTGTCCACGATTATAAGAGACTGGAGGTTGGACTGTATATTGGCTGCCTTTAAATAAATGATCATAAATAGAAATCAAGAGTTCCATATATTCCTTAAGGCCACCCGCATCACAGCAGGCATGATTAACCATTACGCATATGGTGTCCGTCTCAGCTCTAAATACCCTAGCCTTTATCTGACAATCCTTTTCAAAGTCTACCATTTGTGCAATAAAACTCCGAAGCTCTTCCTCGACTTCCAAAGTTTCAACAACAGAGCACAATTGAACTTGACTAAGATCATCTCGCCACTCCCAATAAGCGGTTTCATCTTCTTCAATCAATCGGCAACCTAAAATAGGCTCCAGCTCTAACGATATGCGCAACACTTGTTCGAATAGTCTCTCGTCAATGCGTCCTGTAAGCCTTAATACACAACTTAACTGGCTATTGGCGGAGTACTTTCCTACCAGGTAATTAAAAATATCCTGTGGAACAGCAGGATACCGCTTACCATGTTCCATTGTACGTCCCCCTTTATAAAAAATTTATACCGCAATAAGTTTTGTTTATAGCCAATCTCCGGTTTCCATATATTTGATATTTATTATATCATACTTTTACCTAAGCCACTGTCCCGTATGGAAAATTACACATAATTCAAAATTCTTCTACAATAATATAAGCAAAAAATCACCTTCTTGTTGGAGGAAGCCGGCTACGGTCAATGGATGCAAATTCTTCAATCACCGGCCTCAATTCTGTTTCAATAGAGGCAAAGAAGGTGTCCTGGCCACCGGTTGCCAAGTCTTCCCGGCCTATTCATCAAAAGCCCTTCCACCAGCTATCCTCTTCTTCTCTTTGGAAATCATCCACATAATATACACTCGTACTACCGCATTTAGGGCAACATTCCATATATCCGCCATCACCGATCGGCTTCAATATGGCCCCTTCTGTATTAAACACTTTTCCGCATTTTGTGCACTTTACAACTGCCATGTTTGTTTCCCCTTCCAGCATAAGTATGCTGCCAGGCCGGCAGCAATATCATAGAAATTAAGTACTTCTAAAGTTAGCTCACTATTCCGGAGTTTTTTCTTCCGAATTGCATTCTTGTCACTTCCATAAATCTTTTTCAAGGGGTGCAATAACCGAATGGGCAACTCCCTCCCGTGGCCGTGCCATCCAATTGGCAACCGTATCGCGCCACTTTAGATAATGGTCCGTTTTCTTATGCGCTGCTGCCGATTCTTCTGTTAAATAGGCTTCATACAAAAAAAATCTTGTTTCATCCGCATTGCATTGAAGTACATCAAAACGCAGGTTGCCTTCCTCTTTAATAGAGTTTTTGTGATTTTCCAATGTAGCTTCGATAAATTCAGCGATGAATTCTTTCTTTACATAAACAGTAACACAAGTAACAATCATATAGATCCCTCTCTTATTCAAATTTATTGATGTAAGCCTTCTATGGACGGTTTTTCCTATTTTGAAAACCACTTTTCACCTTTGAGAAATTATTTGAATTTCTCAAAGAAACATGTCCCTGTCTCCCCATATAAAGGGGATGGTACTGTTGAGTCCGATCATTTCTCGCTTAGATAATCTCTTGCCAAAATTGTATAGCGATATTATACTTCCTGCCTTCCGGTGACTCGAACAGACTTCCCTATAATTTCTCAGCGAGACAGCGCCGCCCGCTTCTTATTGATGTCAAGCTATAACTATGCTTAATCATCTGCGCCAATTCTTCCTTAGACACATCGCCATTAACTCTCACGGTATTCCAATGACTTTTATTCATGTGAAAGCCAGGAAAAACATCTTTCTTCAGTTCCCTTATCTCTTCTATGTACTGAGGCTCGCATTTTACATTAATATATAATTGACTCTCACGCTCAAAAATTAAAGCAAAAATCTTTTTATTTTCTTTATGTCTTATGGTAGTCCATAAGATGTCAGACTGCCTTTTATTGAAAGGATAGTCTTCATAAACGTCATTGAATTTCAAACACAAAAAAATAAGCTGCTTACGCGTCATATATCTTTGCCCCTTTAAAAGCTCTAATGGCTATAAGCATAGCAATGAGATAAGAAATATGAATTGGCCTAACTTTAGACGAACTTTTCATTCCTGCTTATCTCAAGTATATTCTAACTCGCATTATACTTTAAATCAACAGTACCGTCCCCCATAGCCTTTCTGACGGCTGACCTCGTTTTATTCCTATAATATCTTGAATATTACTGCAACAGCACTCCCCAGAGGGATAGAAAAATGATTACAACAAATGCTATTAAGACTATCCTTTAGGAGGCTAAATAAAATGCCAAAAGAACAAACAATCATTTCCACCTTCCCTTCCATGACTAAAGCAGAAGCGGCAAAAACAGCTTTGGCAAATGCCGGACTAACCGACAGTTCCATCAAACGCTCCAGCCGGTATGGCGTATCTACCGACGACGAGATGGACAGCGCCATATCCAGTGCCGAAACATTAACGGGCCTCACCTTGTTTTCGGCCAACACTTCAAAAGAATCCAAAACAGTTGAACGCGTGCTCATGGGCGCCGACCCCTCTGTAAGCGGCTTTAGCATGAGCGGAAACCCATTAGCCGGAGGGCATGCCTTTACTCTTGTTGTTTTTGTCCCGCCTAATCGTGTGGAAGAGGCGGTAACTATCATCAAACAAAATGGCGGCGAAGTATAGCCGCCATTTCGATAGTTAAATTGGGATACGCGAAAACATCCTCAGTTCTCTTTTTCACTTCACGTGTACCGTTATTCATTGTGATAACCGCTTTGCCTGTGTCCTGCTGAATTTCTTGAATTAGTTCAACAATTTCTTTATCGCGTTTCTTTTCTCACTGCCTTAATTAACAGCATCATCGGACGACGCATTTCATCCGCCATGCCCGGAAGGTTCATCATGTCGACGCTTGGCATCGCGTCTTCCACTACTTCCAGCCGAAATCCGGTACTTATGAGTCCCATTAAAATTTGCGTCAGTGTGTGATGCTGTTTCGTGACATCCTGTCCAAGAAAATGCGTAATACGCTCTCCGGGATAGAAGTAGTTGTCCACAGGCCAATATTGCGGTTTTCCGTCCGAATCATAAATCCAATCCTGATTCACACCTGCCGTAAAAATAGGATGTTCCATGTTGAGAAGAAAAACGCCATTTTTCTTTAGCGTCAGGTATACCTTTCTAAAAATTGCGCCAATGTCTGCAATATAGTGAAGCACCAGATTAGAAGTCACACAGTCATGGGAATTGGCCGGATAGTCATAGTCCTCCACGCCACAAACCCGGTAGGTGATTTTAGGGTCGTTGTTTTTTTCTTTTGCTGCATTGATCATTTTTTCACTCAGGTCGATACCCAGCACCCGCTTTGCACCACATTCAGCAGCGTATTTGCAGTGCCAGCCGTAACCACACCCCAGATCCAGTACGCTTTTGCCGCTTAAATCCGGAAACAAAGCTCTGAACTGGCGCCATTCTCCTGCACTGGATAAGCCTTGCTGACTTCGTAACATTTTCGCATATTGATCAAAAAATTGTTTATCATCATATGTGTTTTTCATAGATTCACCTTTTTTCCGTCAGTCATATAAATGAAAATTTGAAAGCCGAAGATTAAGTTTTTTCTCATGAATCAATGTTTAAGCCTGTCTATCATAAAAATTAGTTCCACTGTTAAAACATTTTTATACAGTCTGACGTCCCCGGCTCCTCCCCAGGCAACCTCTATTATTATGGTTGCAGCAATTGTTGTTTCCCCTTTGCTATTTCCACACTTCTTTTAATTAACAAAATGGCTAATGTAGTTATAGCCATGCACAGAGCCACACTAAAATATGAATAGTAAACACCTATTACATCGTTTGCTATACCCATTACCATATTTACAACCATCGCGATGAGTGTTCCGCACATTAAAATTAACCCTGTTGCATAGGATGCTGCGTCTTTAAAAACCTCATGGGCAGTCGTGATTATAGTCGGGTATATAATAGAATAAAACAATCCGGCCAGCGCGAATATCATTAGCCCTGCCTCCCCCAGTACAATACCCACCGTAGATAACAAGAACGCAAAGCCGCCATAGATTAGCATACTTCGAAAGGTGCCTAACCGATCGACAATAAATCCGCCAAATAACCTTCCTACTGTTTCAAATCCAAAGAACAGCGCCGCGTAAAGGGCCCTTTTATCGGCATCCAACTTAAATTCCTCGCCCATATAATTAACAAACCAGTTGCCAATACCATATTCCGAACCTAAATAAAATCCTAACGCAACTATATAAAGATAAAGCATTTTGTTTTTAAACAAATCGGCCTTTTTATAAGTCACCATTTTACTTTTGGGCGTATAGGGTATTTTAATTAGCAGCAAATATACGAATAATATCACACAACAGATCAGCATAAAAACATAAAACTTGGGCCAAAGTATACCCTTAGCCAACAGATTACCTACCGTTTTTTGTATCGTCGTATTACTAACTCCATAGGAAAAATTCACGAAATTCATCAGAACAGCTGTGGATGTAACCGTAAGGATTGGCCCTAATGTGTTAACGCCCACATTGAACATCGCCATGCCAATATTTAAACCAAATAAACCAATAACTAACATTGCATAGGTTTTAAATGAAATTAAGAGTACCAAGGAAACAATTCCTGTAATGAAACCAAGGGATATGACCTTTTTGTACCCCAGTTTTTCTATAAGAATGCCGCCAACATATTGAAAAATTGCATAGGCCAGCAGGCTGGCTGTTAGAATATAGCCAATCTGCGTATTATTTACGCCAAAATCATCTTTAAAAAACGGTACAAATATGCCTTTAAAGTTATCACTCATAGCAACTATGACATACATCAAAACTAATAAAACTATAATTGGTACATTGCTAAATCTTCCGGCCTGAAGCTTTTCATTTTTATTCATTTCATTTTCTCCTGCAATTATTGCTCTCGAGACTTTAAAGGGCGATTTATAATTATTTTACCACTAGCCTTTTGGTGTAAGAAATCCTGCTATTTTACTACTTATTCCATAAATAAAAAGAGAACTCCTTCCCAGTTTTTGTTAACTGCGAAGGAACTCTCCTTTTCTCTATACCTAACATTCTTCCTTTAATGCCAAATGTATAAAATCCTCGCTGTTTTATTCAGTTTTATATATAGTGTATAAAAGTATCCAGTACTTCTTTATTGTTGCTGTGACTG harbors:
- a CDS encoding MmcQ/YjbR family DNA-binding protein — protein: MTRKQLIFLCLKFNDVYEDYPFNKRQSDILWTTIRHKENKKIFALIFERESQLYINVKCEPQYIEEIRELKKDVFPGFHMNKSHWNTVRVNGDVSKEELAQMIKHSYSLTSIRSGRRCLAEKL
- a CDS encoding RNA polymerase sigma factor codes for the protein MFILQKNEQDLIILFKQEKENLLRFVRSKITGISDMDAEDIVADTLFNIYNRLSADHPIENLLPYLYQSVKNKIFDWFRRPQPAVSLDAAEVDAQLQRNELLDNRAAIEYIVEQKELALLLKTALVSLEPKQRAIWVATEIDGYSFKELSVKWQEPIGTLLARKSRATAKLRKLLQEYKQNLDRGE
- a CDS encoding antibiotic biosynthesis monooxygenase, with the protein product MIVTCVTVYVKKEFIAEFIEATLENHKNSIKEEGNLRFDVLQCNADETRFFLYEAYLTEESAAAHKKTDHYLKWRDTVANWMARPREGVAHSVIAPLEKDLWK
- a CDS encoding class I SAM-dependent methyltransferase, whose protein sequence is MKNTYDDKQFFDQYAKMLRSQQGLSSAGEWRQFRALFPDLSGKSVLDLGCGYGWHCKYAAECGAKRVLGIDLSEKMINAAKEKNNDPKITYRVCGVEDYDYPANSHDCVTSNLVLHYIADIGAIFRKVYLTLKKNGVFLLNMEHPIFTAGVNQDWIYDSDGKPQYWPVDNYFYPGERITHFLGQDVTKQHHTLTQILMGLISTGFRLEVVEDAMPSVDMMNLPGMADEMRRPMMLLIKAVRKETR
- a CDS encoding MFS transporter, coding for MNKNEKLQAGRFSNVPIIVLLVLMYVIVAMSDNFKGIFVPFFKDDFGVNNTQIGYILTASLLAYAIFQYVGGILIEKLGYKKVISLGFITGIVSLVLLISFKTYAMLVIGLFGLNIGMAMFNVGVNTLGPILTVTSTAVLMNFVNFSYGVSNTTIQKTVGNLLAKGILWPKFYVFMLICCVILFVYLLLIKIPYTPKSKMVTYKKADLFKNKMLYLYIVALGFYLGSEYGIGNWFVNYMGEEFKLDADKRALYAALFFGFETVGRLFGGFIVDRLGTFRSMLIYGGFAFLLSTVGIVLGEAGLMIFALAGLFYSIIYPTIITTAHEVFKDAASYATGLILMCGTLIAMVVNMVMGIANDVIGVYYSYFSVALCMAITTLAILLIKRSVEIAKGKQQLLQP